The nucleotide sequence TCAGCTGGGGATCGAGGGGCTCATCTGCATTGGCGGGGATGGGACCCTGAACGGGATGCAGCCGATTTCGCAGTTTATGCCTTGTGTCCTGGCACCCAAAACCATCGATAATGATCTGGGACTCAATTATCCAGACGAACCCAATGAATGGATACGCGAAGTCAATCCTGAGACTCAGAAAGTCAAGTTTCGCAAGATGCCTGGAAAACAGGATCTGGAGCTGGATGATATCGTCAACTTTGCGACTCCCGGTTATGCAACAGCCGTCTATGTCTGTGTGCAGGGGGTCCAGCGGATTCGTTCGACCGCAGAAAGTCATCGCAGAATTGCCATAATTGAAGTCATGGGACGCGAGTCAGGTTACCTGGCATTGGGCGCAGCGTATGGCCAGCCTGACATTATTCTGATTCCTGAAGTCCCACTGGATTATGAACGATTCGAGCGTCGCGTCCGCGATCTCTATGAAACTCAGAAGAATGTAGTCATCGTCATTGGCGAAGGATTACGTGATCAGGAAGGAAAACGACTGGGGGATATCTCGAAAAGTGTCGATCCGGCAGGCAATATCATATTCAGTGGTGCAGCAGAAGTGCTGGAAAATATGTTGATCGAATCACTGGGGGATCACTATTTTGTCTCACGCAAAAGGCATGAACTTGCGAAACAGGCAACTTTCACACGAAAGATCGGGCATACTCAACGCGGCGGCCGTCCGATCCGTTTTGATCGTCACTACGCAACACAACTGGGGGGCAAAGCCGTTGATTTGCTGGTGCAGCGACAGAATAACTATGTCGCAATTTTACAGTGGAATGAGCAACGCGGTTTTTATGTCAGTTCGATCAACGGAAATTCACTGCGGGATGCCTGGCGCGGAATTCACCCGCGGACTCTACATCCGGCCTTCTACGATGAACACCGTTATCAGCCTTCCAGGCTGGGCGTCAGCTATCTTTCCAGGATCTTCGCGAATGCAGTAGGGTCTGATGACCTGGAACTGTTACGTGAAGACCTGTTTGATACCGGGCATTTGAAAACCCGGTATCAAAGTATCAACGTCAGCGTTCATAAACACATTCGGTATTTGAATTCCGATGTAATGTCGGAAAACTCCGAGCAGTTCTAAGGTTCCTGCTGCGGTACCTCAAATGCCGCCGGTTGAATCTCAGGAACGGTTACAGGTTGAGGAGAAGTGGAATTCCCTGCATCACTCTGGTTCGAGATGGTGTACGCTGCCTGCACGGCATTCTGCTTCAATGTGCCCGAAGTGGCAGCCATTGACATGCGCAGTTCTTTTTTGGTGGAAAGGTAGCGTGAGACCGCGGAATCTGAGTTGATCATGATGTCGTCTACTACATACTGTCCCTGCTGTTTGATAAACAGGACAGTCGCACCCCGCTCTTTATTCCCCAGCTGGATTCGCGAGTAGCCTTCATTTTCATTGATTTCGAGGCTGGCAAGATTGGACATGAGGAGTTCCGGGATGTTGAAGGCTGTCTGCGGAACGTGTTCCACCTGTCGCCAGACCAGCTCATTGAAGTCGCGCGAGGAATGACGCTGAAGGTCTCGAATATTCTGTTCGTGCATTGAGAAGGCATAGTTCTGAACCCGTACCATCATCTCCAGTGTCGCTTTCACCGATGCAGGACGGTCTTTCAGGTCCAGGTGAATGTCGTCAACCAGCAGTTGCCCCAGGTGTTCTCGCAAGATGTACGTAACTGGCAGATTCCCCTGTCGAGCGTACACTTTTGTGATGGCACCGTTGAACTGGATGTCCAGGATCTCAAAGCCGGGTTCCGTGATTTCATCCAGTGGCAACTGAGCAACCAGTTGGGGGGCGACTCGTTTCCAGACTCGGGTGGAAAAATCGGGAGTCGAACTGAAGTCCAGAATCTTCATATCCCGCTTCGATAGAGCTTCACTGAACAGCAGTGTGATTGCCCGTGTTGAGAACAGCGATGTCAACGTTACCTGTTGATTCCCCTGATCCTGGAAGAGTGTTACTTCTTCAATTAGATATTTATCGGGAATATCGATTTCATCTGATTCAACTCTGACCAGAGATAAATTGATCATTTTACCATTATTCTGGGTCACAAAGTTAGCCAGGTTGTTTTCGATTTTCAACTCGTAGTCTGCAGCAGCATCCTGTGAATGGGGTAATGCAGCCAGCTTCAGGTCGGCAAAATCGAGCCCCCCTTTGAAAAACTGTCCCGTCGAGTATTTTTTCAGTTCGTTCTTATCATTCTGATTGTAGGCATCAAGGAATTTACTGACGGTCAGGAGCATTTTTGCCTGTTTTTTGGCGGAAGCGATGTGTTGCCCATCCACTCGAGACTCGACGGCAACATCGGTCGCTTTCCATTTTCCGTCATTCAGTTTCATGGAAATGACCATTTCCCCTGTGCGACGTGGCAGTCGGATAATGGCAATGTTCGTATCCAACTGAGCGTCAGGTCGTTTCTTTTTGGAACTTTTCGATTCACCAGCGACCTTATTGGAGAGTTTTGCCAGGAAAGCCGGGTGAAGTTGTTCCAGGCTATCTTTAAACTCGCCATCTGTAGTCCCCAGGATATCGTCGCGATTGCCTTCTTCCCAGGCAGATACGAATTCCCGGACAGTGAGCAGTAAATCCATCTGCTCGGTAACAGATTTCATCACGTTCAAATTCTTTTGTTTCTGATTGATATAAATATCGTCGACGACCCACTCGCCTGTTTTGGAAACTCGTTTGAGTTCGTAAAGGAGTTTTTTCTTGTTTTTGCCGACTTCTGCTACCACTTTCTTGTGGTTCTCAGAAATATCTGTGATCTCCACAATCGTTGTTTCACCAGTCGGGATCTTGAGAATTTTCAAATCGTCCATCGAAGACTTGTCCCGCAAAGCAACTTTTGAAAATTTCATCGTTGTGTGATGTTTCAGCGACTTAAGGTCTTCATT is from Gimesia maris and encodes:
- a CDS encoding 6-phosphofructokinase, whose product is MRRIALLTAGGDTPALNATIFGAVERANELRVQVVGIIKGFGGLLDPTVPHIRLNPLYSTLPELDPRCGGTILGSSRTYIDESHAGELQLVKKRLDQLGIEGLICIGGDGTLNGMQPISQFMPCVLAPKTIDNDLGLNYPDEPNEWIREVNPETQKVKFRKMPGKQDLELDDIVNFATPGYATAVYVCVQGVQRIRSTAESHRRIAIIEVMGRESGYLALGAAYGQPDIILIPEVPLDYERFERRVRDLYETQKNVVIVIGEGLRDQEGKRLGDISKSVDPAGNIIFSGAAEVLENMLIESLGDHYFVSRKRHELAKQATFTRKIGHTQRGGRPIRFDRHYATQLGGKAVDLLVQRQNNYVAILQWNEQRGFYVSSINGNSLRDAWRGIHPRTLHPAFYDEHRYQPSRLGVSYLSRIFANAVGSDDLELLREDLFDTGHLKTRYQSINVSVHKHIRYLNSDVMSENSEQF